DNA from Candidatus Cybelea sp.:
CGACCTCACCGATGGAGAGCGCATCGTCCCACATCTTGCGCGCCAGCGCCCACGTCGCTTGCGTAAAGAGCGTCGGCGCGTGCGTGACCGGCGTCACCGTCAGTCCTTCGTACTCGCTGGATTCGGCGGCACGCGCGGCTCTGCGGTGATTGCGAATTACGCGCAGCATTGGCTCGCGGTTTGCTTCAAATCGGGCAAACGAACCGAGCTGCTGCGCCATCTCCGCCGAGGTGCGATACGCGGCGCCGGTCATCAGCGACGTGATGGCACCGCACCAGCCGAAGCCTTCTTCCGAATCGTACGGCAAGCCCATACGCATCAGTAATGTGCCTAAATTCGCATAGCCGAGGCCGAGCGTGCGATAGCCGTGATTCTTCTCGGCGATTTTGCGCGACGGCATCTGCCCCATCGTCACCGAGATCTCGAGCGTCGTCGTCCAAATGCGAGCCGCTTCGGCGAACCGTTTCGAGTCGAAGTTACCGTCATCGTTGAGGAATTTAACGAGGTTTAGGCTCGCGAGATTGCAGTTGTGGGCGATGAGGCCTTCGGCGATCACTGAGTGCGTCACGGGTTCGGTAATATCGTAAACCGTGGCGACCCCATCGGCAACGACGGAGGCGACCCTCGGAGCGCGCGGGTTCTTGAGCTGCGCGGTAAAAGGCGACTCGCAGAGTTCCTGGGCAACGCGCTCCTTGTCAGCGGAACACGGGAAGCCGACGAGCGACACGAACTTGCGCGACTGCTGATTGTAAAGGCGAAGCTGACCCTGCGGGTTCTTCCGCCCGGCGGGATGCATCCACGATATCCGCGACGTCATGCCGAGATCGGAGAGCAGCAGCTGAACGGAGCGCAGCAGTGTCGGCGAGGAAGACGCGAGCATCACTTCCTTCTCGGCCGCTTTGCCGTTCTTGCGGATACATCCGTCGGCCGAGAAGAGGCCCTGAAGGTATGCAACCTTGAGATCTTCCGGCACGCCGTGGATCGCCGTCGGCACGTCTTTGTACAGAGCCGTCGCTTGTTTAAAACCGTAACGCTGCTGTAAATAGGAAACCAGCGACGCTTGCGACGCACCGGTCTGCATCACGCCGTTGCTCTGCGTGGAGACCCGGCTCGCCCGGACCATCGATGGCGCGCTGGAGGAACCTACCGCAGCGGCTTTGAGCTCGTTGAGCTGCGAGGTCATGAACTCGGCGGTACGCTGCTCGCGCGGACCGAAGACGAGCGCGACCGTGTCCTTATTGAAGACGCCGTCGCCCGTCAGCCATCCGAGCATCTGCCACCGCTTGACGTCGGCCGGATCGGACGCGAAAGATACGGGATTACCGGTCTCGCGGATCTCGACCCGATCTTCGAGCGGAACGAGCTCGTCCAGGCGCTTCCAAGCACCTTCAAGGGTAAGGAATTTGTGATCGCCCGTCGCGCGGATCTCGCGGCCGTCGGCGAGTTTCATGCGATAGACTTGCCGTTCGCCGACCTTGGTGATGTAGGCCGGGCGATGGGCGCTCAAACGCCGGTGATCTTGCTCCGAGTGAATATCGGTCGTAACGAGGACGCGCTGCCCGCTCTCTTGGCGTTCGAAGAGCTCTTCGACGGTTCGTAATCCGTCAGGCGTGCTGATGCGCGTCTCCGGCGCAAAGCACGCCGTATCATCGATGAAAACGTACTCGGAGCAGTTATGGACCTTCAAGCCATTTGCTACGAAGTGCTGCGTGTCGGGCTCGGTTAAATCGAAGACGTCAGCGATGCCGGACGCCTCAAGCGAATGAAAGTCATCGGAGAGCGATACGCCAGGCCGTAACCCTGCATCGAACCCACCCGAGATTTGAAGCTGGTCGCCCGAAAGTTCGGACTTAATTGCAAACGAGAGCAACAGCAGCTGCAGCTGCTTGAGCAGTTCCGCAGAGCACGAGTGCAGGACGCTCGACGCCGCGCCGCTTTCGCCGAGCACAATCTCAGAGTTGACCGTTAGGAGTCCCCTGATGAGCTCTGCGGCCGACTTACGCTCGAGGGCGAAGACAGTGGGACTGAAAGCCTTAATCGAAGCATTTTCGTCACGCACGACGTAGGCTGCGACGTCAGGCCGGGTCGCCTCGACATCTCGACGGCGTGACGTTAAACGCGAGCCTGAAAGCGCCGGCTGCCTAACCGGGGCGACGGTCGCGCAGCACTCGCCGATGGCGAATCCGATTTCGAAGGCAACGCGCTCATCGAGGGTGACGGTGCCGAAGCCGGAGCCGCTGAGGACGAGGCGATCGCCTTCGCGCAGCTCGCCGGCGGGAACGTCGCCTCGATTCTCGGTCCAAACCTTATGATCGGCGGTGAGCTTGAGTTCGTATCCGGCTTTCGTGCGAAGACGATAGACCGGCTTGGTTCCCGTGGGGAAAATCTTGCTGACGAAGTGCGGTCGGCCGTCGCCGCCGATGACGAACGCCGCCTTTCCGACCAGATCTTCAATGCGAGCCGGACCGTCGGCCATCGCGACCAGCGTATCGCCGGTAACGCATGGATTTGTTGCGTTGATGCGATCGTCGTTCGAACACGTATGCCACTCTTGAATCGTATCGTCGTACTGCAGGCCGGGGTCGGCGCACTGCCACGCGGCGACGGCGATCTCTTCCCAGAGGTCTCGCGCTTTGATGCGCTTGACGATGTCGCCGGTCGTGCGGGATGTCAGCAGCCAGTCGGCGTCGCGCTCGAGCGCGTCGAAGAAGCCGTTGCTCAGGCGGACCGAGTTGTTGGAGTTCTGCCCCGAGACGGTAACGTAGGCTTCGGAATCCCACGCGGTGTCGTACTGCTCGACCTCCAACCGCGTGTAGCCCTGGCGCGCGTAGTCGAGCGCGTTCTGCGCCGCGCCCGAGGGAATGCCGGCGTTAATTGCATCGCGAATCGCGTGGCGCAGCGACGCGTTGAGCGCCGGATCGAGGCGCGCGGATTCGGGGACGCGCGTGTCGTGCGCGGCCGTAACGATCGCGTTGAGGTTGCGTTCGAAAATGCGCGCGCCGATGACGAGATCGGCGACCTTGCGCTCTTCGCGGACCTTCCAGTTGACGAACTCTTCGATATCGGGGTGATCGGCGTTGAGCACCACCATCTTGGCCGCGCGGCGCGTGGTGCCGCCCGATTTGATGGCACCCGCCGCACGATCGAAAACTTTGAGGAACGACATCAAGCCGCTCGACGTGCCGCCGCCGGTAAGCTTCTCGCCAGCCGCGCGCAGCTTCGAGAAGTTTGCGCCGCTGCCGCTGCCGCCCTTAAAGATACGCGCCTCGCGCATCACGCCGTCGAAGATGCCGCCTTCGTTGACGAGGTCGTCCTCGATGCCGAGAATGAAGCACGCGCTGACCTGCGGGTGCGTAAACGTATCGGCGGAGGGTTTGGGCAGCTGATTGCCGGCGTCGACGTACCAATGCCCTTGCGCCGGCCCGGAGATGCCGTACGCCCAGTGCAGCCCCGTGTTGAACCACTGCGGCGAGTTCGGGGCGCCGATCTGGCGCGCCAGCATCGCGCACATCTCGTCGTAGTAGATCTGCGCGTCGTTTTCCGTGTCGAAGTAGCCGTGCTTCCAGCCCCAGTAGGTCCAGCAGCCGGCCATCCGGCTAAAAACCTGACGAGCATCGCGCTCCGGGCCGAACTGGTCGTCCCGGGAAAGCGTATCGAGGGCGGTGCCGTCGGCGACCGAGCGCGAAAGCCACCCCGGCACGCCGTCTTCCTCGACGCGCACCGTATGCTTGGGCACCCCAGCCTTGCGGCAGTACTTCTGAGCGAGCACGTCCACCGCGACCTGGCTCCATGCGGCCGGAACCATGACATCTTTGGCCTCAAAGATCACCGAGCCGTCAGGATTGACGATCTTGGAGGTCCGCGGCTCAAAAATGACGCCCGCATAAGGGTCGCCGGGGGCGGAGTAAGTGCGCGAAAACTTCATACGTGGCTCCTCGATTCTTCCTCGATGATATCGAACACGCGTTCGAACGAAATGGCTTCGCGTCGCGCGGGTTGGTTACCTATTGTGGCATATCGAGCTAGAAACCACAAGATATGGTGGTCGTCGGTGAAATCCTTGTGCAGGCGCTGTGGTTAGACTCGGCTTCCTGTGGACAGGGAGCGCGCTAAGCGGGCGAGCATGAGGACCGCATGTGGAGAGTCCCGAGGATACCGGGGATAACCCCTGCAAAACGCCTGCCATGTTCGGCCCCGACCGCTTTGCCCCGCGACTGTACGACGTGCCTCACGAGGAGCTGGAGGCAGCGGGCATCCGCGGCCTGATCGTCGACCTCGATAATACGCTGCTGGGCTTTCGGGAGACCGAGCTCGGCCACGAGCACGTCTCGTGGGTCGCCCGGGCGCACGACCGCGGATTCCGCATCGTCATGCTCTCGAACAACTTTTCGGAGCGGGTGACTGGGCTGGCGGCGCGCCTTCAGGTCGAATGTATTCCCAATGCGCTCAAACCGCTGCCGTTCGGCTTCCTGCGCGCCAAGCGCCGTCTGCAGATGAGCCGGCACGAGATCGCCGTCGTCGGGGATCAGCTCTTCACCGACGTCCTGGGCGGTAAGCTTTGCGGCCTCTACACGATCCTCACCGAGCCGATCGAGCTCAAGGACTTTGCGGTGACACGCGTCTTCCGTTACTTCGAGCGCATCATGCTGCGGGGCCGGCGATGATGAAGCTCGCACTCATCGGCGATCCGGTCGAGCATAGCGCCAGCCCCTCGCTGCAGCGCGGCTTCCTTGAAGAGGCCGGCATCGACGGCGATTATCTGGCCATTCGCGTGCCGTCGGGCGAGGGCGGGCGCACGATCCGGCGCCTCCGCGAAGACGGCTTCACCGGCTGCAACATCACCTATCCGCTCAAAGAAGAAGCCTTCGAAGCCTGCGAGGCGCTCACCGACGAAGGGCGGCGCGCCCAAGCCGTCAACACAATTTTCTTCGGTCATCAGACGCTCGGCACGATCACCGACGGCATCGGTGCGCGCACCGCGATCGAGGCGCTGCTCGACGAGCCGGTCGCGCTCAAACGAATCGGCGTGCTCGGTTACGGCGCGAGCGCGCGAGCGATTCTTGCCGAGCTGCACGACACCGACGCCTACACGTTCGTTTGGGGCCGCGATGCCGATCGGGTGAGCGCCGCGTGCAATATCTTCGAAGCGCGTCCCTGGCCGCCGGAGAATCCGCCTGAAATCGTCGTGAGCACGCTGCCGCCCGAAGCGCGCCTGCCCGAAGAGCTCGTGGCGCAGCTGCGCGCTGCCGATCTCGTGATGGATGCAAACTACGGGTCGCGCGCGAACTTGGGGCGCCAGCTCGGCCGGGAAGTCGTCTCCGGCGACGCGATGCTCGAGGCGCAAGCGCGCGCGAGCTTCGATTTCTGGCTCGCGCATTTGGATCGCGTTTCCAATACCTAGCCGCCAGCGTGTACGTACCGCCGCTCTTTGAGGTTACCGATCGGCATTGGATGCTCGACCTCATCGAACGCTATCCGTTCGGGATGCTCGTGACCGCCGATGCGGAGTATCCGCGCGTTTCGCACTTGCCGCTGATCGCACAAGAACGAGGCGGCGAGCTGTGGATCGTCGGACACGTCGCCCGCGCGAATCCCCATGCGCAGTCGATTCGCGACGGCGTGCCGGCGACGATCGTCTTCGAGGGAGCGCACGCATACATTTCGGCGGCGTGGTACGAAGCGCCATACGAAACCGTCCCTACGTGGAACTACAGCGCGGTGCACGCAAACGGGCGGCTTGCGGGGTTCGACGCGTGGACGGCCGTGAGGCTCCTAAGCGAGAAGATGGAGCGCGGAAGGCCGGATCCCTGGGAGCCGTCGCGGCTGACCGTCGATTATCGAGAGAGCCAGCTGCGGGGAATCGTGGCGTTCGAGTTACGCGCCGCGAAGATTTACGCGAAGGCGAAGTTGAGTCAGAATCGCACGCTGGCGGACCGGCTTCGCGTTATCGAAAACCTTGAAGCTTCAGAGAATCAAGTCGACCGCGATTGCGCTGTGGAGATGATTCGCACCTTGCCCCGCCCCAGGCCGGCTTAGCGTACGACCGCGAGCTCCTCGCAATCATCGCACAATCATGATCGATGCTTTTCTCGCTTGCCAACTCTTCGTGGTGCTGTTCGTCGCTCTGCACGACTGGATACCGCTGGGAAGGCTGAACAACCTCAAAGCGGTCCATTCGGCGGACCCAAGGTCAAAACTCGTGCGAGTAACCGTGTTAAGCACATTGCCGTTTGCAATAGGCTTCGTCGGAAGCGCCTATTATGCTTCGACGCACCTTCCCATGTGGCTGGTGTGGTTGCTTTGGATCACCTACGGTGGAGCGACGTACGGCGTGCTCCGTACCTGGTACGTACCGTACCTGCTCGTTCCCGAGCCGGCGCGCGCGGCGCGCTATCAGTTAATGTTCGCGAACACCCACACCACGTCGTGTTTCACGCTGTCTTGATTGCGACCGTGGTGCTGCTCGTAAGTCTAACCTACACGCGGATTTTTGGCTGATGCGCGTTCCTTCAAAAGGGTTCGTGCTCCGGCAGCCCCTGCGGTGCGAAGGCGGTATCTTTGGCGATGAATAGCGTCACAGCACATCCGAAGAGCGCGTTTAGAGAATAAGAACCGGAAACCGGCGAGGTGCCCTATGCTACGCCTTTCATGTGCTATTCTCGCTGCTCTTGCGATCGTCGCTCCCGTCGAGCTTACTGCCGATCCAGCCGAACGAACGAGCACGGTTGCCGAACGCCGGCTGATCAATCTCACCGTCTATAACGGCGGAACGGCGCTTATCCGCGATCGCCGGGTCGTACGGCTGGAACCGGAGCTTAA
Protein-coding regions in this window:
- a CDS encoding LAGLIDADG family homing endonuclease, with the translated sequence MKFSRTYSAPGDPYAGVIFEPRTSKIVNPDGSVIFEAKDVMVPAAWSQVAVDVLAQKYCRKAGVPKHTVRVEEDGVPGWLSRSVADGTALDTLSRDDQFGPERDARQVFSRMAGCWTYWGWKHGYFDTENDAQIYYDEMCAMLARQIGAPNSPQWFNTGLHWAYGISGPAQGHWYVDAGNQLPKPSADTFTHPQVSACFILGIEDDLVNEGGIFDGVMREARIFKGGSGSGANFSKLRAAGEKLTGGGTSSGLMSFLKVFDRAAGAIKSGGTTRRAAKMVVLNADHPDIEEFVNWKVREERKVADLVIGARIFERNLNAIVTAAHDTRVPESARLDPALNASLRHAIRDAINAGIPSGAAQNALDYARQGYTRLEVEQYDTAWDSEAYVTVSGQNSNNSVRLSNGFFDALERDADWLLTSRTTGDIVKRIKARDLWEEIAVAAWQCADPGLQYDDTIQEWHTCSNDDRINATNPCVTGDTLVAMADGPARIEDLVGKAAFVIGGDGRPHFVSKIFPTGTKPVYRLRTKAGYELKLTADHKVWTENRGDVPAGELREGDRLVLSGSGFGTVTLDERVAFEIGFAIGECCATVAPVRQPALSGSRLTSRRRDVEATRPDVAAYVVRDENASIKAFSPTVFALERKSAAELIRGLLTVNSEIVLGESGAASSVLHSCSAELLKQLQLLLLSFAIKSELSGDQLQISGGFDAGLRPGVSLSDDFHSLEASGIADVFDLTEPDTQHFVANGLKVHNCSEYVFIDDTACFAPETRISTPDGLRTVEELFERQESGQRVLVTTDIHSEQDHRRLSAHRPAYITKVGERQVYRMKLADGREIRATGDHKFLTLEGAWKRLDELVPLEDRVEIRETGNPVSFASDPADVKRWQMLGWLTGDGVFNKDTVALVFGPREQRTAEFMTSQLNELKAAAVGSSSAPSMVRASRVSTQSNGVMQTGASQASLVSYLQQRYGFKQATALYKDVPTAIHGVPEDLKVAYLQGLFSADGCIRKNGKAAEKEVMLASSSPTLLRSVQLLLSDLGMTSRISWMHPAGRKNPQGQLRLYNQQSRKFVSLVGFPCSADKERVAQELCESPFTAQLKNPRAPRVASVVADGVATVYDITEPVTHSVIAEGLIAHNCNLASLNLVKFLNDDGNFDSKRFAEAARIWTTTLEISVTMGQMPSRKIAEKNHGYRTLGLGYANLGTLLMRMGLPYDSEEGFGWCGAITSLMTGAAYRTSAEMAQQLGSFARFEANREPMLRVIRNHRRAARAAESSEYEGLTVTPVTHAPTLFTQATWALARKMWDDALSIGEVAGFRNAQTVVIAPTGCLTGNSLVSTDRGLTRLRRLGDVDGSKWQDIDVRVLTDDGEQRATKFFVNGISPTRRIKTAGGYTIQGTPEHRVKVVDRESGELAWKRLAEVAAGDTVALSMGGFAGQPQSVTLPPLGEQHWNADFTTTTPANLTSDLAELVGYFMGSGTLNARGLRLTVSQDDPDVRHRLVALARQLFGVEATVTDKPGSFEIGLHSVPLAMWWQACGFAKHHPSTDVRGKSYVSHVPDAILASNDPAIYVAFVRGLFEADATLINGSVHFSTANESLIDDVRTVLLTLGIPTRTRTDKTGWSASDLYVLRVRNAEHARKFQQLVGFMGERKLGAMRPSETWQGTKGDRVFLRKDVLRTLVPHSSELYPRTTLYGYRHAGAISRTAACELLERTGSDELKSALEFFYDDVATNEDGGEQFTFDLSVPANVTYFANGFVSHNTIGLVMDCDTTGIEPDFALVKFKKLAGGGYFKIVNQSVDAALHKLGYSKEQIEAIENYAKGTGTLEGAPHINRATLKAKGFDEAAIAKLEAGLPSAFELPFVFNKFVLGEDFCKERLGLTEEQLNDWSFSLLRDGLGFTTQQIEEASAHICGRMTVEGAPDLNNEHLAVFDCATPCGKFGERYIRPLAHVDMMAAAQPFVSGAISKTVNFPQTATIAEVKEAYRYSWERMIKALAIYRDGSKLSQPLAASYDFGGDTSQEESGAAQTPQPFATPMQIAERLVYRYIAKRRPMPQRRSGYTQKATIAGHKVYLRTGEYEGGQLGEIFIDMHKEGAAFRSLMNNFAIAISLGLQHGVPLEEFVEAFTFTRFEPNGPVVGHDHIKMATSILDYIFRELAVSYLGRYDLAHVQPSMQMDAMGPEVQDDYIAEEEGGVNVLPAGVVEMLHPVSTHLHPGQEPSPASPSIVATNPGGAGGTAVALLARTEAINASKAKGYTGNACSECGQLTMVRNGACEKCDSCGATSGCS
- a CDS encoding YqeG family HAD IIIA-type phosphatase, which gives rise to MESPEDTGDNPCKTPAMFGPDRFAPRLYDVPHEELEAAGIRGLIVDLDNTLLGFRETELGHEHVSWVARAHDRGFRIVMLSNNFSERVTGLAARLQVECIPNALKPLPFGFLRAKRRLQMSRHEIAVVGDQLFTDVLGGKLCGLYTILTEPIELKDFAVTRVFRYFERIMLRGRR
- a CDS encoding FMN-binding negative transcriptional regulator — encoded protein: MYVPPLFEVTDRHWMLDLIERYPFGMLVTADAEYPRVSHLPLIAQERGGELWIVGHVARANPHAQSIRDGVPATIVFEGAHAYISAAWYEAPYETVPTWNYSAVHANGRLAGFDAWTAVRLLSEKMERGRPDPWEPSRLTVDYRESQLRGIVAFELRAAKIYAKAKLSQNRTLADRLRVIENLEASENQVDRDCAVEMIRTLPRPRPA